The Streptomyces tendae DNA segment TCCGTGTCGTGCGCACCCTGCGGACGCTGGGCGTGCGCTCGGTGGCTGTGTACTCCGACGCGGACGCCGGCGCCCGGCACGTCCGGGAGGCCGACACGGCGGTGCGGATCGGGCCGGCGCCGGCCGCGGAGAGCTACCTGTCGGTGGAGCGGCTGCTGGAGGCGGCCGCCCGCACCGGCGCGCGGGCGGTGCACCCGGGGTACGGCTTCCTCGCCGAGAACGCGGAGTTCGCGCGGGCCTGCGAGGCGGCTGGGCTCGCGTTCATCGGACCCACGGCGGACGCGATCGCGCTGATGGGCGACAAGATCCGCGCGAAGGAGACGGTGAAGGCGGCCGGGGTGCCGGTGGTGCCCGGCTCCAGCGGCAGCGGGCTGACGGACGCGCAGCTCGTCGACGCGGCGCGGGAGATCGGCATGCCGGTGCTGCTGAAGCCGTCGGCGGGCGGCGGCGGCAAGGGCATGCGCCTGGTGCGGGACGAGGCGAGGCTGGCGGAGGAGATCGCCGCCGCCCGGCGCGAGGCCCGCGCCTCCTTCGGCGACGACACGCTGCTGGTGGAGCGGTGGATCGACCGGCCCCGGCACATCGAGATCCAGGTGCTGGCCGACGGCCACGGGAACGTGGTGCACCTGGGCGAGCGCGAGTGCTCCCTCCAGCGGCGCCACCAGAAGATCATCGAGGAGGCGCCGAGCGTCCTCCTCGACGAGAAGACGCGGGCGGCGATGGGCGAGGCGGCCGTGCAGGCGGCCCGATCCTGCGGCTACCGGGGCGCGGGCACGGTGGAGTTCATCGTGCCGGGCGGCGACCCGTCCCAGTACTACTTCATGGAGATGAACACCCGGCTCCAGGTGGAGCACCCGGTGACCGAACTCGTCACGGGGCTCGACCTGGTGGAGTGGCAGCTGCGGGTCGCGGCGGGCGAACGGCTGGCGTTCGGACAGGACGACGTCCGGCTGACCGGGCACGCGGTCGAGGCGCGCCTGTGCGCCGAGGACCCGGCGCGCGGCTTCCTGCCGTCCGGCGGCACGGTGCTGCGGCTGCGTGAGCCGCAGGGCGACGGCGTGCGCACCGACTCCGGGCTCACCGAGGGCACGGAGGTCGGCAGCCTCTACGACCCGATGCTCTCCAAGGTCATCGCGTACGGCCCCGACCGGGCGACCGCGCTGCGCAGGCTGCGGGCCGCGCTCGCGGGGACGGTGACGCTGGGCGTGCAGACCAACGCGGGCTTCCTGCGGCGGCTGCTGGCGCATCCGGCGGTGGTGTCCGGCGAGCTGGACACCGGGCTGGTCGAGCGCGAGGTGGACTCCCTGGTCACGGACGAGGTGCCGGCCGAGGTGTACGCGGCGGCGGCGCTGCTCCGCCAGGCCGCCCTCGCGCCCGCCGCGGGCCCCGGCTGGAGCGACCCGTTCGACGCCGCGGACGGCTGGCGGATGGGCGGCGGCCGGGTGTGGACCGCGCACCACCTGCGGGTGGCGGGCCACGACCCGGTGACCGTGCGGGTGCGCCCCACCGCCGACGGCGGCACGGAGCTGCTGCTGCCCGGCGCGGACACCCCGTTGCGGGCGTCCGCCGGGCCGCTCGACGGGCACCGGTTCACCTGCGCCCTGGACGGTGTCGCGCACACCTTCGCCGCCCTGCCGGACGGCACCTGGCTGGGCCGGGACGGCGACGCCTGGCAGGTCCGCCACCACGACCCGGTGGCCGCGTCCCTCACCCGGGCGGGCCAGGCCGGCGCCGACTCGCTGACCGCGCCGATGCCGGGCACGGTGACGGTGGTGAAGGTCGCCGTCGGCGACGAGGTGGACGCGGGCCAGAGTCTGCTGGTGGTGGAGGCGATGAAGATGGAGCACGTCATCTCCGCCCCGCACGCCGGCACGGTCACCGAACTGGACGTGTCCCCGGGCGCGACGGTCGCCATGGACCAGGTCCTCGCGGTCATCGCGCCCGTGGACGCCGGGGAACCCGCGGAAGGGGAGACGGCATGAACGCGAGCGAGCTGGGCCTGCCGACGGCCGTGCCGGCCGAGGGGCTGCCCGCGCGGGTGCGGATCCACGAGGTGGGCGCCCGCGACGGCCTGCAGAACGAGAAGGCGACCGTCCCGACGGCCGTGAAGGCGGAGTTCGTCCGCCGGCTGGCGGGCACCGGTCTGACCACGATCGAGGCGACGAGCTTCGTGCACCCCAAGTGGGTGCCGCAGCTCGCGGACGCCGAGGAGCTGTACCCGGCGGTGTCCGGCCTGCCGGTGGAACTGCCGGTGCTGGTGCCCAACGAGCGCGGCCTGGACCGCGCGCTGGCGCTGGGCGCCCGCCGGGTGGCGGTGTTCGCCAGCGCCACGGAGTCCTTCGCCAAGGCCAACCTCAACCGCACGGTGGACGAGGCGCTGGCCATGTTCGAGCCGGTGGTGGCCCGCGCGAAGGAGCGGGGCGTCCACGTACGCGGCTACCTCTCCATGTGCTTCGGCGACCCCTGGGAGGGCGCGGTCCCGGTCGCCCAGGTGGTGCGGGTGTGCCGGGCGCTGCTCGACATGGGCTGTGACGAGCTGAGCCTGGGCGACACGATCGGGGTGGCGACCCCGGGCCATGTGACCGCCCTGATCGGAGCACTCAGGGAGGCGGGCGTGCCCGTCCCCGCGCTGGGCGTGCACTTCCACGACACCTACGGGCAGGCCCTGTCCAACACGCTGGCCGCCCTCCAGCAGGGCGTCACCACGGTGGACGCCTCCGCCGGCGGACTGGGCGGCTGCCCCTACGCGAAGTCGGCCACCGGCAATCTCGCCACCGAGGACCTGGTGTGGATGCTGCGGGGCCTCGGCATCGACACCGGCGTCGACCTCGGCCGTCTGGTCGCCACAAGCGTCTGGATGGCCGCCCACCTGGGCCGACCCAGCCCGTCCCGCACCGTACGAGCCCTCTCCCACCAGGAGCAGTGACGACATGGACCACAAGCTCTCCCCCGAGCTCGAAGAACTCCGCCGCACGGTCGAGGAGTTCGCCCACGACGTGGTGGCGCCGAAGATCGGCGACTTCTACGAGCGGCACGAGTTCCCGTACGAGATCGTCCGGGAGATGGGCCGCATGGGCCTGTTCGGCCTGCCGTTCCCGGAGGAGTACGGCGGCATGGGCGGCGACTACTTCGCGCTCGGCGTGGCCCTGGAGGAACTCGCCCGGGTGGACTCCTCGGTGGCCATCACCCTGGAGGCGGGCGTCTCGCTGGGCGCCATGCCGCTGCACCTGTTCGGCACCGAGGAGCAGAAGCGCGAGTGGCTGCCCCGGCTCTGCTCGGGCGAGATCCTCGGCGCGTTCGGGCTGACCGAGCCGGACGGCGGCAGCGACGCGGGCGCGACCCGGACGACGGCCCGGCTGGACGCGTCGACCAACGAGTGGGTCATCAACGGCTCCAAGTGCTTCATCACCAACTCGGGCACGGACATCACCGGGCTGGTGACGGTCACCGCGGTCACCGGCCGCAAGCCCGACGGCAAGCCCTTGATCTCGGCGATCATCGTGCCGTCCGGCACTCCCGGCTTCACGGTGGCCGCCCCGTACTCCAAGGTCGGCTGGAACGCCTCGGACACCCGCGAGCTGTCGTTCCAGGACGTCCGCGTCCCGGCGGCGAACCTGCTGGGCGAAGAGGGCCGTGGCTACGCGCAGTTCCTGCGCATCCTCGACGAGGGCCGCATCGCCATCGCCGCGCTCGGCACGGGGCTCGCGCAGGGCTGTGTGGACGAGTCGGTGAAGTACGCCAGGGAACGGCACGCGTTCGGGCGTCCGATCGGCTCCAACCAGGCGATCCAGTTCAAGATCGCGGACATGGAGATGAAGGCGCACACGGCGCGCCTGGCGTGGCGGGACGCGGCCAGCCGGCTGGTCGCGGGCGAGCCCTTCAAGAAGGAGGCGGCGCTGGCGAAGCTGTACTCCTCCACGGTGGCCGTGGACAACGCCCGTGACGCCACGCAGATCCACGGCGGCTACGGCTTCATGAACGAGTACCCGGTGGCCCGCATGTGGCGCGACTCGAAGATCCTGGAGATCGGCGAGGGCACCAGCGAGGTCCAGCGCATGCTCATCGCCCGCGAGTTGGGTCTGACGGGCTGATCCCAGGACCGGCAGGGCGTCGGGCACGCGTCGGGCACGACGCGGGCCCGTCGCCGTGGCCGGGTGTCTCAGCCCTCGACCAGGTACATCAGCGCCGCCAGGGCCGGCAGCGGAGTCAGGAGCAGCCCCGATCCGACCACCCAGTGGCGGCACTTGGACGCGCCCGTGCCGCGCCGCACCAGGACGTTGGCGGGGATCCACAGCCCGATCAGGACCGCCCACGGCGGGAGCAGGAGCCGGAGCCGGCCCGCCAGGTCGTCCGCGGCCCCGCCGGAGGCGGACTCCGTGCCGGCGGACAGAAGACTCAGCACGAAGAGCGCCGTCAGCCACAGCGGTACGACGGCGAGGACACCGAGGACCAGATTGACGGCCGCGGTGGGCCCCCACTTACGGACCACGTCCATGCCCGAACCCCCTTCGCGTGACCGGTGTCACGGTACAGGGCGGGCATTTCGGCATCCCCCGCAGGGATACGCACCGGACGCCCTCTGGACAGATCGTTTGGTTAGGCTAACCTAACGCTGTTTGTACACCGGTCCCGTACGCACGAAAGCAGACCCTTCCATGTCGAACGCCACAACCGCCCGCTTCTCCCGTCGCGGACTGCTCGCCGCCGGTGGTGCCCTCGGGCTCGGCGCCGTCCTCACCGCCTGCGGGGACGACAAGAAGGACGGCGGCGCGGACACGAAGGGGTCCGGCGACACCAAGTCCGGCCCGTGGTCCTTCAAGGACGACCGCGGCACCACCGTGAAGCTCGACAAGGCGCCCGCCAGCATCGTCGCGTTCACCGGTGTCGCCGCCGCGCTGTACGACTACGGCATCGAGGTCAAGGGCGTGTTCGGCCCGACCACGACCAAGGACGGCAAGGCCGACGTCCAGGCCGGCGACATGGACGTCAGCAAGGTGACGGTCCTGGGCAACGTCTGGGACCAGTTCAACGTCGAGAAGTACGCGGCCCTCGCGCCCGACGTCCTGATCTCCACGATGTTCGACGACGCCGGCACCCTCTGGTACGTCCCCGAGGCGTCCAAGGACAAGATCGCCAAGCTCGCGCCCAGCGTCGGCATCTCCGTCTTCGACCGTCAGCTGACCGGCCCGCTCCAGCGGATGTGGGAGCTGGCCGAGTCGCTCGGCGCCGACATGAAGGACACCAGGATCACGGAGGCCAAGAAGCGCTTCGAGGCCGCCTCGGAGCGGCTGCGCAAGGCCGCCAAGGCCAAGCCCGAGATCAAGGTGCTGGTCGGCTCGGCGAGCCCGGAGCTGTTCTACGTCTCGGGCACCAACCTCTCCGTCGACCTGGAGTACTTCAAGGCCCTCGGCGTGAACTTCGTGGAGCCCACGGAGGAGGCCAAGAAGCCCACCGGCGGCTGGTTCGAGAGCCTCAGCTGGGAGAACGTCGACAAGCACAAGGCCGACGTGATCCTGATGGACGACCGCAGCTCGGCCATCCAGCCCGCCGACATCACCGAGGCGACCTGGAAGCAGCTGCCCGCCGTCAAGGCCGGCCAGGTCATCGCCCGGTCCACCGAGCCGATCCTGTCCTACGACAAGTGCGTGGCGCCGGTGGAGGCGCTCGCCGAGGCCATCGAGAAGGCCAAGAAGGTCAGCTGACACCCTGCCCGCAAGGTCCAGCCGCCCCCGACTCGCAGGAGCTCCTCGTGACGACTGCCGTGGCCGCCCCGTTCCGATTCTTCGCCCTCCAGGTCGCCGGGACGCGGCGGCTCGGCCCGTCCCTGGTCCGGGTCACCTTCACCGGGCCGGAGCTGCGCGACTTCCGCTCCGACGGACGCGACCAGTCCCTGTCGCTGTTCCTGCCCCACCCGGGGCAGGACGAGCCGGTCGTGCCGCTGGAGCTGGGGGACAACTGGTGGCAGGGCTGGCGGGAACTGCCCGACGACGTACGGGCGGTGATGCGCTCGTACACGCTGCGGGCGCTGCGCACGGACGCCGTGGGGCACACCGCCGAGATCGACGTCGACTTCGTGCTGCACGGCGTCACCCCGGAGGCGGGCGCGTCCGCCGCGGCCGGCCCGGCCTCCCGCTGGGCCGCCCGCGCCGCAGTCGGTGACCGGGTGCTGCTGCTCGGCCCCGCCCTCGCCGACAACCGGGCCATCCGCTTCCGGCCGCCCGAGGGCACCGGCCCGGTGCTGCTGTGGGCGGACGAGACCGCCTTGCCCGCGGCCGCCGCGATCCTGGACGCCCTCCCCGCCGGCACCCCCGCCCGGGTCTGGCTGGAGGTGCCGCACGCCGGGGACGTCCAGGACCTGCCGACCGCGGCGGACGCCGAGATCACCTGGTTCGTGCGGGAGGGCGCGACCGCCCCGGAGGGCCCTCTGGCCCTGGACGCCGTCCGGCAGGCCGCCCTCCCCTCCCCCGAGCGCGCCTACGTATGGATCGCCGGGGAGTCCGGTCACGTCAAGCAGCTGCGCCGGCACTTCGTCCGTGAGCGTGGCATCGACCGCCGACGGGTGACGTTCGTAGGCTACTGGCGACGTGGACTGACGGAAGAGCAGCTTCGCGAACAGTCTTGAGCCATACGGGAGTTGATGTCCCGTCGCATCCCGCGGTGACGTGACGACGGTCACGGTGGAAACGGGATTGCGGCCAAAAAAGTTTGGTTAGGCTTACCTAAGTAACGCACTGGCCCGCTCCCCGCACCGGACCGTCCCCACCGGAGGACCCCCACATGCGCTCGCACCTGCTCAACGACACCACCACGGAGCACTACCGACGCTCCGTGACCGAAGGAGTCGAGCGGGTGGCCGCCCAACTCGCCACCACCGACCGTCCGTTCACCGGCATCACGGTCGACGACCTCGCCCCCCGCATCGACGCGATCGACCTCGACCGGCCGCTGCACGACACCGGCGCGGTGCTGGACGAACTGGAGGACGTCTACCTCCGGGACGCCGTCTACTTCCACCACCCCCGCTACCTCGCCCACCTCAACTGCCCGGTCGTCATCCCGGCCGTGCTCGGTGAGGCCGTGCTCTCCGCCGTCAACTCCTCCCTGGACACCTGGGACCAGTCGGCCGGCGGCACCCTGATCGAGCGGAAGCTCATCGACTGGACGGCCGCGCGCATCGGTCTCGGCCCCGCCGCCGACGGCGTCTTCACCTCCGGCGGCACCCAGTCCAACCTCCAGGCGCTGCTGCTGGCCCGGGAGGAGACCAAGACCCAGGATCTGGGGAAGCTGCGCGTCTTCGCCTCCGAGGTCAGCCACTTCAGCGTGCAGAAGTCCGCGAAACTGCTGGGCCTCGCGCCCGACGCCGTGGTCGTGGTCCCCGTGGACCACGACAAGCGGATGCGGACCGTCGCCCTCGCCCGCGAGCTGGAGCGCTGCGCGGAGGCCGGGCTCATCCCGATGGCGGTCGTCGCCACCGCCGGCACCACCGACTTCGGTTCCATCGACCCGCTGCCGGAGATCGCCGGCCTGTGCGAGCAGTACGGCGCCTGGATGCACGTGGACGCCGCCTACGGCTGCGGGCTGCTGGCCTCGCTGAAGTACCGGCACCGCATCGACGGCATCGAGCGCGCCGACTCCGTCACCGTCGACTACCACAAGTCCTTCTTCCAGCCGGTCAGTTCGTCGGCCGTGCTGGTGCGCGACGCGGCCACGCTGCGGCACGCCACCTACCACGCGGAGTACCTGAACCCGCGCCGCATGCTGGCCGAGCGCATCCCCAACCAGGTCGACAAGTCCCTCCAGACCACTCGCCGCTTCGACGCGCTCAAGCTGTGGATGACGCTGCGCGTGATGGGCGCCGACGGCATCGGTACGCTCTTCGACGAGGTGTGCGACCTCGCCGCCGAGGGCTGGAAGCTGCTGGCCGCCGACCCCCGTTTCGACGTGGTCGTCGAGCCGAGCCTCTCCACCCTGGTCTTCCGCTACATCCCGGCCGCCGTCACCGACCCCGCCGAGATCGACCGCGCCAACCTGTACGCCCGCAAGGCCCTGTTCGCCTCCGGCGACGCGGTGGTCGCGGGCACCAAGGTCTCCGGGCGCCACTACCTGAAGTTCACCCTGCTCAACCCCGAGACCACGACGGCCGACATCACGGCCGTCCTCGACCTGATCGCCGGCCACGCCGAGCAGTACCTGGGAGAGTCCCTTGACCGCGCTTGCTGACACCACGGAACCGACCTACGACTTCGTGGGCATCGGGCTGGGCCCGTTCAACCTGGGGCTGGCCTGCCTGACCGAGCCCATCGACGAACTCGCCGGTGTGTTCCTGGAGTCCAAGCCGGACTTCGAGTGGCACGCCGGGATGTTCCTCGACGGCGCACATCTGCAGACGCCGTTCATGTCGGACCTGGTCACCCTCGCCGATCCGACGTCGCCCTACTCCTTCCTCAACTACCTGAAGGAGAAGGGCCGGCTGTACTCGTTCTACATCCGGGAGAACTTCTACCCGCTGCGCGTCGAGTACGACGACTACTGCCGCTGGGCCGCCGGGCAGCTCGGCTCCATCCGCTACGGCACCACGGTCACCGAGGTGACGTGGGACGAGTCCGCCGAGGTGTACGTCGTGGCGACGTCCACCGGCACCACGTACCGGGGCCGGCACCTGGTGCTCGGCACCGGCACCGTGCCGTTCGTGCCCGAGCCG contains these protein-coding regions:
- a CDS encoding acetyl/propionyl/methylcrotonyl-CoA carboxylase subunit alpha; protein product: MFDTVLVANRGEIAVRVVRTLRTLGVRSVAVYSDADAGARHVREADTAVRIGPAPAAESYLSVERLLEAAARTGARAVHPGYGFLAENAEFARACEAAGLAFIGPTADAIALMGDKIRAKETVKAAGVPVVPGSSGSGLTDAQLVDAAREIGMPVLLKPSAGGGGKGMRLVRDEARLAEEIAAARREARASFGDDTLLVERWIDRPRHIEIQVLADGHGNVVHLGERECSLQRRHQKIIEEAPSVLLDEKTRAAMGEAAVQAARSCGYRGAGTVEFIVPGGDPSQYYFMEMNTRLQVEHPVTELVTGLDLVEWQLRVAAGERLAFGQDDVRLTGHAVEARLCAEDPARGFLPSGGTVLRLREPQGDGVRTDSGLTEGTEVGSLYDPMLSKVIAYGPDRATALRRLRAALAGTVTLGVQTNAGFLRRLLAHPAVVSGELDTGLVEREVDSLVTDEVPAEVYAAAALLRQAALAPAAGPGWSDPFDAADGWRMGGGRVWTAHHLRVAGHDPVTVRVRPTADGGTELLLPGADTPLRASAGPLDGHRFTCALDGVAHTFAALPDGTWLGRDGDAWQVRHHDPVAASLTRAGQAGADSLTAPMPGTVTVVKVAVGDEVDAGQSLLVVEAMKMEHVISAPHAGTVTELDVSPGATVAMDQVLAVIAPVDAGEPAEGETA
- a CDS encoding hydroxymethylglutaryl-CoA lyase codes for the protein MNASELGLPTAVPAEGLPARVRIHEVGARDGLQNEKATVPTAVKAEFVRRLAGTGLTTIEATSFVHPKWVPQLADAEELYPAVSGLPVELPVLVPNERGLDRALALGARRVAVFASATESFAKANLNRTVDEALAMFEPVVARAKERGVHVRGYLSMCFGDPWEGAVPVAQVVRVCRALLDMGCDELSLGDTIGVATPGHVTALIGALREAGVPVPALGVHFHDTYGQALSNTLAALQQGVTTVDASAGGLGGCPYAKSATGNLATEDLVWMLRGLGIDTGVDLGRLVATSVWMAAHLGRPSPSRTVRALSHQEQ
- a CDS encoding acyl-CoA dehydrogenase family protein, producing the protein MDHKLSPELEELRRTVEEFAHDVVAPKIGDFYERHEFPYEIVREMGRMGLFGLPFPEEYGGMGGDYFALGVALEELARVDSSVAITLEAGVSLGAMPLHLFGTEEQKREWLPRLCSGEILGAFGLTEPDGGSDAGATRTTARLDASTNEWVINGSKCFITNSGTDITGLVTVTAVTGRKPDGKPLISAIIVPSGTPGFTVAAPYSKVGWNASDTRELSFQDVRVPAANLLGEEGRGYAQFLRILDEGRIAIAALGTGLAQGCVDESVKYARERHAFGRPIGSNQAIQFKIADMEMKAHTARLAWRDAASRLVAGEPFKKEAALAKLYSSTVAVDNARDATQIHGGYGFMNEYPVARMWRDSKILEIGEGTSEVQRMLIARELGLTG
- a CDS encoding ABC transporter substrate-binding protein, which codes for MSNATTARFSRRGLLAAGGALGLGAVLTACGDDKKDGGADTKGSGDTKSGPWSFKDDRGTTVKLDKAPASIVAFTGVAAALYDYGIEVKGVFGPTTTKDGKADVQAGDMDVSKVTVLGNVWDQFNVEKYAALAPDVLISTMFDDAGTLWYVPEASKDKIAKLAPSVGISVFDRQLTGPLQRMWELAESLGADMKDTRITEAKKRFEAASERLRKAAKAKPEIKVLVGSASPELFYVSGTNLSVDLEYFKALGVNFVEPTEEAKKPTGGWFESLSWENVDKHKADVILMDDRSSAIQPADITEATWKQLPAVKAGQVIARSTEPILSYDKCVAPVEALAEAIEKAKKVS
- a CDS encoding siderophore-interacting protein: MTTAVAAPFRFFALQVAGTRRLGPSLVRVTFTGPELRDFRSDGRDQSLSLFLPHPGQDEPVVPLELGDNWWQGWRELPDDVRAVMRSYTLRALRTDAVGHTAEIDVDFVLHGVTPEAGASAAAGPASRWAARAAVGDRVLLLGPALADNRAIRFRPPEGTGPVLLWADETALPAAAAILDALPAGTPARVWLEVPHAGDVQDLPTAADAEITWFVREGATAPEGPLALDAVRQAALPSPERAYVWIAGESGHVKQLRRHFVRERGIDRRRVTFVGYWRRGLTEEQLREQS
- the desA gene encoding lysine decarboxylase DesA, producing the protein MRSHLLNDTTTEHYRRSVTEGVERVAAQLATTDRPFTGITVDDLAPRIDAIDLDRPLHDTGAVLDELEDVYLRDAVYFHHPRYLAHLNCPVVIPAVLGEAVLSAVNSSLDTWDQSAGGTLIERKLIDWTAARIGLGPAADGVFTSGGTQSNLQALLLAREETKTQDLGKLRVFASEVSHFSVQKSAKLLGLAPDAVVVVPVDHDKRMRTVALARELERCAEAGLIPMAVVATAGTTDFGSIDPLPEIAGLCEQYGAWMHVDAAYGCGLLASLKYRHRIDGIERADSVTVDYHKSFFQPVSSSAVLVRDAATLRHATYHAEYLNPRRMLAERIPNQVDKSLQTTRRFDALKLWMTLRVMGADGIGTLFDEVCDLAAEGWKLLAADPRFDVVVEPSLSTLVFRYIPAAVTDPAEIDRANLYARKALFASGDAVVAGTKVSGRHYLKFTLLNPETTTADITAVLDLIAGHAEQYLGESLDRAC